The genomic DNA TATTCAAAATTTGGCTTTGAATTAACTGAAACAAAGGAAAATACTGAATGGGCAGATTATAAAATGACTGAAGAGAAATGGGAAGTTGAATTGGAGTAGATTATATGGAAATACGTGAGATGAAAGAAGGAGAGGCAGGTTTAGTAGTATATTTTCACTATAAAGTGGCTAAAAAGGCATATGACTTTAATCCATTAATGGAGAAGGAATTTCTTGAAATAATGTGTGAATACTTCAATGATAAGGAGAACAAATACTGGGTAATTGAAGAGGATGGTGAAATTTTAGGATCTCTTGGTGTTGATAAAATCAATGCAAATGAAGCCCAGTTAAGGTTATTTGCAACTGACCAGTCAATTCAAGGTCAAGGTGCAGGTAAAAAGCTTGTAAAAACTGCTTTAGATTACTGCAGAGAAATTAACATAAATCATGTTATTCTTGAGACCATGGATATATGTAAAGCAGCACGCCACATTTATTCAAGCTTTGGCTTTAAATTAGTTGAAAAGATTAGAGAAGATAATGAAAGTGCTGATTATCCAATTGTTGAAGAAAGATGGGAGCTTGATTTATAACACTTAAAAATTTAAATATTTTGTCTAAAATAATTAATATAAGTTATAAATTTTTTTATTAAAGAGTAGAGTATGTCTTTTCAATTAGTTTCAACAATATTTATTGCAGTTGCCTTAGCTATGGATGCATTTAGTGTATCTATAACCAAAGGTTTTACACAAAAAGATTTGATTAAAAGTCAAATATTTTACTATGGGCTTTTCTTTGGATTTTTCCAATTTTTAATGCCACTTTTAGGTTACTTATGTGGATCTACTGTTGCATCATTAGTATCTGCAGTTGCTCCATGGATTGGATTTATTCTTCTTTTAGCTATTGGATTAAATATGATTCGTGAAAGCTTTGGTGATGAAGAAGAAGTTACTGACAAGTTCAGCTTTAAGGAAGTTACATTACTTGCTATAGCTACAAGTATTGATGCATTTGCTGTTGGTCTAACCTATGCATTTTTAGGAAGTGAGATTTTAATTCCTTCACTTATTATTGGTGTTGTAGCATTTTTATTTGGAATCTGCGGTGTTTTCATAGGTAGAAAAATAGGAAATTACTTTGGAAACAAATTCCAGATTGTTGGAGGAATCATTCTCATAATTATTGGTGTTAAAATCCTTCTTGGATTTTAAATTCTTTTTTTTTAAAATTTAATTTTTTATTCAATATAGCTTTATTTAAACACAACTTATATATCTCTTCTTTAATAAATACTTTAAAAGGAGAGATATAATGGAAAAGAAAAACTTAATGATAATCATATTAGCAATTATTGTTATAGCCTGTATAAGTGTTGGAGCATTTATATTATTAAACTCTGATTCAGAAAATGACAATAATCAAGCAAATATAACAAATAATACAACTACTAATACTACAAATGACACTGCTGAAGTGATTAGTGAAGATGATGACACATCAGAGTCTTCAGACACCTATTATAACGAAGCAGGAGATATGCCTTCTGAAGAGTATGAATATCACTATTCCAATCAGTTTGGAGAATATGTTCGCTTTGACCCAGATGTTTATGTTATTGACCCATCTTCAGGTTTACCTTACCATGGAGGATATGTAGACATTGATGGAAATCCAATTTCATTATAAAAAAAAAAAAAAATCTCATTTTTATTTTTTAAAAGATTTATTTTAAAAAAAAGTAAGAATCAAGTAATATTTACTTGATTTAAGGTGTTTTATGGAGGAATATAAAGTTTAAATTCTTCTTAATGCATTTCTTGCATCTGCTTCGATTCTGGATATTTCTTCATAGGAATCACTCCCATATCCAAAATCCCAATCTCTTTCTAATATGCGAATATCA from Methanobrevibacter woesei includes the following:
- a CDS encoding manganese efflux pump MntP yields the protein MSFQLVSTIFIAVALAMDAFSVSITKGFTQKDLIKSQIFYYGLFFGFFQFLMPLLGYLCGSTVASLVSAVAPWIGFILLLAIGLNMIRESFGDEEEVTDKFSFKEVTLLAIATSIDAFAVGLTYAFLGSEILIPSLIIGVVAFLFGICGVFIGRKIGNYFGNKFQIVGGIILIIIGVKILLGF
- a CDS encoding GNAT family N-acetyltransferase, encoding MEIREMKEGEAGLVVYFHYKVAKKAYDFNPLMEKEFLEIMCEYFNDKENKYWVIEEDGEILGSLGVDKINANEAQLRLFATDQSIQGQGAGKKLVKTALDYCREININHVILETMDICKAARHIYSSFGFKLVEKIREDNESADYPIVEERWELDL